The nucleotide window GGAGGTGCTTAAAGAGAGGGGCCAGAGGCAGCCAACAGAGAGATGAAAAATAGGATGGATTTTTTTTGGTGGAAAGTTAGAAATACAGCTGGGATAATGGATAAACAGATCTTTTTTGAGCTGGAGTGCAGACAACAAAAGTTAACATGCATTTAGGAGACAGAgtgagaaactgcagatgctggaaatctggagcaacacacacacaaaatgcaggaggaagagCAGCACGATGGACGGGGATGAACAAGGTGGATAGGTCTGGGAAGTGGGGATGATGTGAGAAATTGGGAGATGATAGGCGGCAGAACAAAGAGCTGAACGAAATGGAATCCGATAGAAGAGGACAGTAGCCCATGGAATAAGAGGGAGCGATGGGCAAGTTGTGAAAGCAGCGGTGGGGAAGGAGAAATGAAGGGGCCAGAAGGAGAGGGGAAAATAAAATGGCGGGGGGAAGGGGGTGGTTACCAGATGTTAGAGAAATTGATCAAGTTCGAGATTACTGAGACAGGATAAGGGATGTTGCTCCTACAAGTAAAGGAGGCTGTGGACGGACCCGTCAATGTGGGAATGGATTGTAGCCACTAGGAGATTTTGGCTTTCACGGCAGACAGGGCGAAGATGCGTGATAAAGCAATCTCCTCAGCTGTATTTGGTCTCACTGAAGAGACCCCATCGGGATATTGAATGCAATAGAATACCGAAATGCCTTATTTACTGGCGTCGTTCTCACCCCACCCGGGAGGTTCAAGCTGCATACAAGCCTGCAGTGTGGAGGAAGATGCCCTCACAATAGGCCGGGCAAGACTTTTTGCCGGCGAGTTCCCCGGTGACGAGGCCACCATCCCTCGCCCGGTACAGGGCATGGGGTTCTGCCGGTGCGTTGCGTTGTCGCACAGTCGCCGGTGCCCTTGACTACACGGCACCTTCGCAATCCTTCCTCCAGCTACTCTGAATTGTGGGCGGCCGTGAAATCTCCACTCACGAACCGAGATAGTGGTCACCCTCCGGCGAGCCGACAGAAAGCAGCCGGTTAATGTTTAGACATTCCAATAATTGGACGCGCGGACTCTTTTGCACTTGGAGATGGGTTTTACCTCAAGCCAAGATTAAAATATATCCCTCAGCTATTTATTGCCGGGGAACACGTGAACTCGTAAGAGTTTAGCGATCTGCCACCCGTTGTAAAGCTCGCAATAACATGATCTGCAGACTCCCCCGGGACGGTCATGAAAACCCCTACAGTTCAATGCCGCCACCCcactccaccccccacacactttTCACTAAAACACCCCGTACAGGTCGTTTCGACATGACTCCGTAACCCAACAGTTCGCAAGCGGACCGAGTTCCCACTCGACAGGCGGTACCGACAACCCCACAGCAGCCGTAAATCCAACCCACCCGGCTCGCAAACCATCGTCCGTATGTACGGCCCGTACGTAAACCGGAGGTTCGTAACCCGGGGAGACGTTGTAATGGGAATCTCCGGTTTAAAAACGATCGGTAGCTACGACTATCCCCTCCCCCCGCAGCCcgcttcacccccaccccccacgcaCTCACCATCATTGCATACGCGAATGCCACAATGTTGACGGGATAGGACGGGCAGAAGCAGGAGAGCATGGTGAGGATGAGGTATTTCCGCGGCATCTTCGCTTCTTGGGCTTCATTGTCGGTGTCGCAGACGGGGACCTCCTCCAACGATTGCTTTAAATCCGACTTGATGCCCGCACCAGACATGAGGGAAGTGAACGGGAGCTTTGGGCGCCGGACTCCGATTCACACTGGCTTGGTTGACAAACTCGGAGCAAATCGACGCTGACCTCGTTTTATCGGGTCATCCAGACGGGACAATTCGACCCCATCGCTGCCCAACCGATAATTACAAAGTCACTGAAGTTCCGGCGCGAGCTgagtatttaatttgatttagtcTTCAGGAGAGGGTTCATAAACATCCATCCTCTAAAACAATTTTGTGTTAATCTATCACCTTAATTAATGaagttactttccccaatcaCTCGGGTTGTTAAACACCTCCACCcttccacaacaccaaccaccactactttatcatttcctctcagtcattttatatacagacactcctgtccTTGCGTCACTCTCTATGGACACGTTTAATCTATGTATGCAAGCCATCttcatatttatatttactgtgcttTTTATCactgatttttttctttattgtgtttttgtgctgcatcggatcccaggtaaattattttcttctttacacttgtgtactggaaatgacattaaacaatctggaaTCTCATTATTTGATTACcatctgtaaatatttcttaaagTATTTTcttattatattcattaacatttTGCTCTCTAACAAGAATTGCTCAGGTATTCCTGAATTTTGTTTTGATAATCCCCCAAACCTTATTGAAAATGTTTAGTAAATATTTTCTCCCCAAACAGTGAAGTTTATCATCTTTTGTAGTGATTATTAATTCTATACTCCCTGCTGCTTGTGTTGACTTGCCCTCTACaagatattttattctctatcttTCGGAATGATTGGTTATTAATCCCCTGTCAGCAGACCTTACATCTCACTCTCTGTAATCTCCCACACTCAGTAAGCAGTGATTATTGATCTGCCACATGTGGTGACCACTGACCTCTCACCCTCAGTAACTAGAAAATATTGATCTCCCATCCTTTAATTACTGGCTATTGATCTCATATCCTGAGCATCAATTTTCACACTTGACCACTGTGCTGAAGTACCAGCTAACACAAAATAATACACATTTATACAAAATGCTGTATTTGATGGTACTACTGTTTGAGATGTTGAAGGAGGTGATGATGGAGATGGTGGTTGTACTGTTTGAGGTGTTGAGATAGATGGTGGTTGCACTGTTTGGggtgttg belongs to Mobula hypostoma chromosome 27, sMobHyp1.1, whole genome shotgun sequence and includes:
- the LOC134338419 gene encoding transmembrane protein 233-like isoform X2, yielding MSGAGIKSDLKQSLEEVPVCDTDNEAQEAKMPRKYLILTMLSCFCPSYPVNIVAFAYAMMALHSYNGGDVDGGKKLGHMATLVSIAAIITGLIVIAIYCIVHFSMQ
- the LOC134338419 gene encoding transmembrane protein 233-like isoform X1, which translates into the protein MSGAGIKSDLKQSLEEVPVCDTDNEAQEAKMPRKYLILTMLSCFCPSYPVNIVAFAYAMMALHSYNGGDVDGGKKLGHMATLVSIAAIITGLIVIAIYCIVHFSMQQ